In 'Nostoc azollae' 0708, the following are encoded in one genomic region:
- the rpmI gene encoding 50S ribosomal protein L35: protein MPKLKTRKAAAKRFRATGTGKIVRRKAFKNHLLEHKSADKKRNMSKMVIVDERDADNVRLMLPYL from the coding sequence ATGCCTAAACTCAAAACTCGTAAAGCAGCGGCAAAGCGATTTCGTGCCACAGGTACAGGTAAAATCGTCCGTCGCAAGGCTTTCAAAAACCACCTTCTTGAACACAAGTCTGCTGACAAAAAGCGCAATATGTCTAAGATGGTAATTGTTGATGAACGCGATGCAGACAATGTACGCTTGATGCTTCCTTATTTGTAA